The following nucleotide sequence is from Gemmobacter aquarius.
AACGCAATGATCGCACCGACAAGCAATTCCCACGCACGGGCGGGAAGCAGGTAAAAGGCGGCATGATTGGCTGCGGCCCAGTCTGCCGCTACGAAGCTGACAAGGGCAGACAGCGCCAGTGCCGGCAAGAGCAGGCGCGGTTTCGCGTACCAGAACAGCCACAGGGCGACCGGGTAGAGCAGGTAGAACTGTTCTTCGAGCGCGAGGCTCCAGGTGTGAAGGAACGGCTGCAATCCGGCATCGGGCGCGAAGTAACTGTTGTCACGGATCAGGTAGAGAAAATTGGTCGAGAAGGTCAGGACCGAAAGCACATCTGCAGAGTGTTCCTCCAGCGCGCCGGTAGACATCCATCCCCAAGCGAAGGGCAGGGTGACGAACATCATCGCAAAAAGCGCAGGCAAAATGCGGCGGGCGCGACGTATGTAGAACTGACGCAGCGAAAGCCGGTTCTGCGACAGGTCAGACACACGAATCAGCGTGATCAGGTAGCCCGATACGACGAAGAAAACATCCACACCGATAAATCCGCCCGAAAACCCCGGCGCACCTGCGTGGAACAAAACCACCGGGACGACCGCAACCGCACGCAGCCCGTCAATTTCGGGCCGATGATGCATCAGCTCACGGGTTGCAGCGATCGGACCGGCGCCGGGACCGTCGGGAAGACTTGCGCCTGACGGTCACGCAGCATGTCGACAAGGCGGCCGGGCGGGCGTTCGACATCGGCATAGGTCAGGATCTGGTCCTGCGGGATTGCACGCTTCAGCCTGCAGCCCACCGCTACTCCGATCGGAAGCAGGTTCTGGTGGGTTGTCATGGCGGCGGTTTCAGTCAGCCCGTAAACATCGAAGCCGCCCAGTCCGCCGATCGTGTCGCCTGCGGCCAGATCGCGCTTGGCAGTGGCGACCACTTCCACCAGCGGGCCTGCTATGGGCGCACAGGCGGCGTCGTTGAACAGGATGGCGCGGGCGATCGTGTTGGGGACCTCGAAATGGCACAGGTGGTAGGGCGTGTAGAAGCAGTAAAGCGGGCCTGACCCCAATTTGTAGAGGTCGAGATAATGGCGCTGGACCGGATCGTCGGTGGTGCCCAGCACAAAGACGCCGGGGCCGGGTGAGGCGCCGGTGATGTAATCGACGATGCCGGGGCCCTGCAGCAATAATTCCGGATCGAAAAGCTTGGCCGCTTCGGTGATCGGGGTACCTGCCTCGACGGTGTAGCCCAGCATGCCGCGACGGGCGATGGTCATGCCGGTCGCATTCGCGACGATGGCCTGTTCGAACGAGATCTTGGTGCCATCGGCGAAGCTGGTAACCATTTCGGGCTTTTGGCCCCAGCGGCGTGCAAATTCTGCCTGCGTCGCAGGGGTGCGGTAGGGGTCGTGCAATCCTTTGATATTGCCGCACAAGACGGGGCGCAGGCCGATGCCGCGCACGAAGCGCCACAAGTTCATCTCGACCCCCGGCTGGTCACCGTCGACGTTGGTGAAGACGACGCCCGCCGCATCGGCCATGCGCTTCAGGATCGGGCCGACGGTACCGTCAAGTTCGGCATTCATCAGCACGACATGTTTGCCGTGTTCGATGGCGGAAAGGACGGGGGGCAGCGAGTCTTCGATAGCCCCGGTCACGTCGAGTACTAGGTCGATCCCGTCGGCAGAGGCGAGGAGAACCGGATCGTCGGTAATGGCGATGTCGCCCGAGGCAAGAACGCGGCGCAGTGAAAGCGGGCTGTCACACAGTCGGAAGGGCGCATTTTCCGCGCGCAGCAGATCGACGGCATGTTGCGGGGTGCGGTTCGAGATGCCGACGATGCGGATGCTCTCGGAATGGACCGTAAGCAGTTGGTGCAAGACACCCTTGGCCATGAAACCCGCGCCAATCATTGCAATGCGAATGGGAACCTTTCTGTCCGCTGCGAGTCGTTGCAAGGCGTTGTCGATCAGGATCATGGTTCAATTCCTTATGGCTTTGAAATTCGATTGGCCGGTCAGGGTCTCAACGTGTGATGCAACGCTTGCGAGGCCTGAAAAGATGCGTTTCGAGACAACTTCCCTGACCGATGCCCTGATTATCCATCCGGTCTTGCATCAGGACGAGCGGGGAAGTTTTTCCCGCGTGTTCTGTGCCGAGACCTTCCGCGCGCATGGTTTGCGCGATGTGTTCCCGCAGACGAACCATTCGACCAACCTGACGCGGGGGACGCTGCGCGGCATGCATTTCCAGAACGCCCCCAATGCAGAGGTAAAGCTGGTCCGGGCCGTGCATGGAGCGATTTTCGATGTCATCATCGACCTGCGACCCGACAGTCCGAGTTTGGGGAAGTGGCAGGGATTCGAATTGTCCGATACCAACCGGCACATCCTTTACGTGCCCGAAGGCTTTGCCCACGGGTTCCAGACGCTGACGGATGGGGCCGAGGTGACGTATCAGGTATCGCATCCTTATGTTCCGGGCGCAGAAGGGGGGGTGCGTTGGGATGATCCGGCATTCGCCATTGACTGGCCATTGCCGGTCTCCGTGATCTCGGCCAAAGACCGCGAATGGCCGTTCTGGCAAGGTTAGAGACACATCACGCGGCAGGTGCGGCCTCGGTCCAGAAAAGGCTTTGATCGACCTGTCCGGTGTCTTGCAGGTAGCGAAGTTCCTTGAGCCGCGTAAACGGGTCGGACAGGAATTCGGTGCCGGTCAGGTTGATGCGCGAAAACAGCGCGGCGAGTTCCTGCGCGCCACGCTGTGCATCCCATGTGCATTCGAAGTCGGGCATATGGCGGCGGATCTTGGCGAAGGAAACGCGGTAGGATCGCGTGTCGCCACCGTCGCTACCGAAGGTGATCTTTGCTTTCGGAAAGGCTCGCCCGACGATCTCGGCAATTTCGCGGATGCGGTAATTGCCATCGTCGCGCCCCACGTTGAATGCCTCGCCTGCGATGGCCGCTGGATCGGCGCGGAGGGCACTGACGATCGCGGCCGAGATGTCGCGCACATGGACGATTGGCCGCCATGGCATGCCGTCCGAGGTCATGCGGATCTCGCCGGTGCAGTGGGCAAGGCCACACAGGTTGTTCAGGACGATGTCGAAGCGCTGGCGCGGGCTGGCCCCATAGGCGGTGGCATTGCGCAGGAAAACCGGGGTGAAGCTGTCGTCGGTCAGGGCTTTCACATCCTGTTCGACAAGTATCTTGCAGCGGGCATAGGCAGTCTGCGGTGCCGTGGCGGACTCTTCGGTGCGCCATGTATCGTCGCCCGCCCCGTAGATCGAGCAAGACGAGGCATAGACGAAGCGCGGAACGCCTGCGGTCTTCGCCTTTTCGGCCAGTGCGACCGAGCCACGATGATTGACCGCAAGCGTAAGGTCGGGATCGTTTTCCCCGAGCGGGTCGTTCGACAATTCGGCCAGATGCACCACGGCATCGAACCCGCACAGGTCGTTGACGGTGATGTTGCGGTGATCGCGTGTCAGGATCATCGGGCGAGGCTTTCCGTCGGAATAGAGCCAGCCGCGCCGGTAGAAACCGGTGTCGAGCCCGATGACGGTATAGCCTTGCTCCATGAGTATCGGGCAAAGGACGGCCCCGATGTAACCATCGGCTCCGGTGACGAGGATGCGCCCCAATGTTCTGGTCATGCCCAAAGCCTCCACGGGGCGGTGCCCGTTTGCCACAGGTCTTGCAGCACATGCTTGTCGCGCAGGGTGTCCATATTCTGCCAGAAGCCATCGTGCCGGTAGACGGACAACTGGTCGTCCTGCACCAGCCCGCGCAGGGGTTCTTCCTCGAACATGATGTCGTCACCGCTGATGCGGTTTAGCACGGTGGGTTCCAGCACAAAAAAGCCGCCGTTGATGACCGGACCATCGAGGATGCTCTTTTCGCGGAAACTCGAAACGCGGTTTCCCGACGGTGCCAGATTGAGCGCGCCGAAACGGCCCGGTTGCTGGACGGCAGTTACGGTGGCTTCGGTGCCCTGTTCGTTATGAAAGGTTATGGCCGCGCGGATGTCGATGTTGGCGACGCCGTCGCCATAGGTCATGCAAAACGTCTCGTCCCCGAGATATTGACCGACCCGTTTCAGGCGGCCTCCGGTCATCGTGTCTTGCCCGGTGTCGACAAGAGTGACTTGCCACGGTTCTGAGACGCGTCGGTTCAGGGTGATGGAGTTCTGCGACAGGTCGACCGTCAGGTCAGCATTGGTCAGCGCATATTCGGTAAAGTAGCGCTTGATCATATGGCCTTTATATCCGCAGCAGACCACGAATTCGGTGATTCCGCTGGCTTCGTAGATCTTCATGATGTGCCACAGGATCGGACGGTTGCCGATCTCGACCAGTGGTTTGGGGATGGTACCGGTCTCTTCGGACAGGCGTGTGCCGTAGCCACCGGCAAGGATGACTGCTTTCATCTCAATCCTCTTTCAAGTTTCAATCCGTGACGGGCGGGTATGAAGTCGATGCCGCGTGACAGGTCGGAGAGTGTGGTCAGACGCTGGATGTGTGCTGGTGTCGGGGCGAGGCCGAGCGTCGTAAGAATCTGCAACCAGCGATGCGCCCAATCATGACGCCGCAGGCTTTGTGTGACATTGGCGTGTCGGGCGCGGAACACGCGCAACGGATCGCGGTCCAGCGCCGAAAGCAGGGCGCGGGGGTCATCGGTAAGGGGGATGACGGCATCGGGCCAATCGAAGGCGGCATCGAATTCGGGGCAATCGGGGCGCGATCCAAGAATGACGGCCCCGCCTGCGGCCCCTTCGAAATAGCGGGTGGAAAGGGCGTTGTCTTGGCTGGTGCCATCCTTCCATTTCTGGCGCCATGCCATGGGCGCCCAGACGAGGAAGTACTTGCTGCGCTTGATCATCTCGGCGTTCTGGCGCCGCACGCCCGCCCAATCGTCGGTCCAACTCTTTTTCCAGATTTCGTGATGGTAAAACAGGCCCATCGCCGTCGCGGCCTTCTGGAGTTGACTGTGCTGGACCGGATCGGAGCGGCCAATGCAAAGCAGGTCGATCGAACGGGCCGGGCGCGGGTGGGACGGGGCAGCACGCAGGCAATCGGTCGCGGTGTTGAGCTGGCTCACCGGAGCGCCGATGCGCGCTTGGAGTTTTCCGACGCATGATCCGTTCAGAACGAACACATGGTCGAATTTCGAGAGCACGCGCATTTCGCGTGGATACTCGTCAAATGTCGACGTCCAGCTTTCCAGAACGAAGATTATCGCGGTTCCGGCACGGTCGCGCCAGCCCTCGATCTGCTCTATCTCCTGCACTTCTTCCAGAAACTGGCAGACATAGAACAGCATGTCGTAGGTCTCGGTCAGTCTGGTCTTCTTGAGCAACGGCTCGTAGCCGCCGACGACATGCTCGCGGATGCTGCGTTTGGTACGAAGGCGAAGTTCGCGAAGCAAAGTTGATGTGCGGGGCTCGGAATTAGCGACGCTGCCGCGACCTTGGGGGTAAGCACAGTGGCGGTCTCGATCTGGCGAAGAACTTCGAAAAACTCGAAGGGAACGCCGTTCCACGGCCTTCTGTCAGCGTTGCATGTAGATACGAGAAGACAACGGCGATCCTGCACGAGGCGCCCCCTTTTGGCCTGTCGGAATGGGTCTTAAATGCAGAAAGCCGCCGAATGGTTCCGCTTAGCTTGGCGGATCGCCGCGCAAAGACTGACAAACCATTTCAGCGAGCGCGAGCGAGGCCGTCAGTCCGGGGCTTTCGATTCCGTAAAGTTGGACGAGACCGGGCACGCCATGTATCGATGGCGTGTCGATGCGGAAATCGGCCGCGGGCGCGCCTGCTGGCGAGAGTTTGGGTCGAATTCCACAAAATGAGGGAGACAGGCTTTCAATTGGCAAAGCTGGCCAATAGCGGGAAATCTCATCGGCGAAATGGGTGAGTCGGGACGGATCGGGCGTGTAATCCAATGTTTCGATCCATGCGACATCGGGGCCGAAGCGCATCGACCCCTGAAGGTCGAGCGTCAGATGTATCCCGAGTCCGCCCGGTTCGGGGACAGGGTAGATCAGCCGCGAAAAGCGGTTCCGTCCGGTGCAGGTGAAATATTGGCCCCGTGCCATCCATGTCTGAGGCACGAGCGCAGGATCGTAACCTTGCAGACGCGCGGCGAAGGGCGCTGCGCCATGCCCCGCTGCATTGATCAGCGTGCGCGTGTGGAGTGTGAGCGTTTCACCACCAGGGCCTAAAGTTTCCAGTACAAAGCCGCTGCCTGTGATCAAGCCGCCCGTAACCATCGTATAGCAAGCCAACATTGCGCCATGGCTCTCGGCGTCGGCTAGCAGCGACTGCATATAGGCATGGCTGTCGAGAATGCCGGTCATCGGGGAAAGGAGGGCGGCATGACACTCGAGTGCAGGCTCGAGGGTGAGGGCTTCGGTCCTGTCTATCAGCGTCAGCGCACCCGCGCCGCAGCCGAGCGCGCGGGCGGCGATGGTTTCCAACATCGGAATCTGGTCGCGAGTGGTGGCGACGATCAGTTTTCCACATTGCCGATGCGGCAGATCACGCTCGCGTAGATAGGCGTAAAGCAGATCGCGCCCGCGGATACATAGCCGCGCCTTGTGGCTGTTCGGGTCGTAATAAAGGCCTGCGTGGATTACCTCTGAGTTGCGGGCACTGGTTTCGGTGCCGAAGGTCGAAGCGCGATCGAGGATCAGTACTTCCCGGCCCTGCAATGCCATTCTG
It contains:
- a CDS encoding NAD(P)H-dependent oxidoreductase, producing the protein MILIDNALQRLAADRKVPIRIAMIGAGFMAKGVLHQLLTVHSESIRIVGISNRTPQHAVDLLRAENAPFRLCDSPLSLRRVLASGDIAITDDPVLLASADGIDLVLDVTGAIEDSLPPVLSAIEHGKHVVLMNAELDGTVGPILKRMADAAGVVFTNVDGDQPGVEMNLWRFVRGIGLRPVLCGNIKGLHDPYRTPATQAEFARRWGQKPEMVTSFADGTKISFEQAIVANATGMTIARRGMLGYTVEAGTPITEAAKLFDPELLLQGPGIVDYITGASPGPGVFVLGTTDDPVQRHYLDLYKLGSGPLYCFYTPYHLCHFEVPNTIARAILFNDAACAPIAGPLVEVVATAKRDLAAGDTIGGLGGFDVYGLTETAAMTTHQNLLPIGVAVGCRLKRAIPQDQILTYADVERPPGRLVDMLRDRQAQVFPTVPAPVRSLQPVS
- the rfbC gene encoding dTDP-4-dehydrorhamnose 3,5-epimerase: MRFETTSLTDALIIHPVLHQDERGSFSRVFCAETFRAHGLRDVFPQTNHSTNLTRGTLRGMHFQNAPNAEVKLVRAVHGAIFDVIIDLRPDSPSLGKWQGFELSDTNRHILYVPEGFAHGFQTLTDGAEVTYQVSHPYVPGAEGGVRWDDPAFAIDWPLPVSVISAKDREWPFWQG
- a CDS encoding NAD-dependent epimerase/dehydratase family protein, whose amino-acid sequence is MTRTLGRILVTGADGYIGAVLCPILMEQGYTVIGLDTGFYRRGWLYSDGKPRPMILTRDHRNITVNDLCGFDAVVHLAELSNDPLGENDPDLTLAVNHRGSVALAEKAKTAGVPRFVYASSCSIYGAGDDTWRTEESATAPQTAYARCKILVEQDVKALTDDSFTPVFLRNATAYGASPRQRFDIVLNNLCGLAHCTGEIRMTSDGMPWRPIVHVRDISAAIVSALRADPAAIAGEAFNVGRDDGNYRIREIAEIVGRAFPKAKITFGSDGGDTRSYRVSFAKIRRHMPDFECTWDAQRGAQELAALFSRINLTGTEFLSDPFTRLKELRYLQDTGQVDQSLFWTEAAPAA
- a CDS encoding glycosyltransferase family protein, which encodes MLRELRLRTKRSIREHVVGGYEPLLKKTRLTETYDMLFYVCQFLEEVQEIEQIEGWRDRAGTAIIFVLESWTSTFDEYPREMRVLSKFDHVFVLNGSCVGKLQARIGAPVSQLNTATDCLRAAPSHPRPARSIDLLCIGRSDPVQHSQLQKAATAMGLFYHHEIWKKSWTDDWAGVRRQNAEMIKRSKYFLVWAPMAWRQKWKDGTSQDNALSTRYFEGAAGGAVILGSRPDCPEFDAAFDWPDAVIPLTDDPRALLSALDRDPLRVFRARHANVTQSLRRHDWAHRWLQILTTLGLAPTPAHIQRLTTLSDLSRGIDFIPARHGLKLERGLR
- the rfbF gene encoding glucose-1-phosphate cytidylyltransferase, whose protein sequence is MKAVILAGGYGTRLSEETGTIPKPLVEIGNRPILWHIMKIYEASGITEFVVCCGYKGHMIKRYFTEYALTNADLTVDLSQNSITLNRRVSEPWQVTLVDTGQDTMTGGRLKRVGQYLGDETFCMTYGDGVANIDIRAAITFHNEQGTEATVTAVQQPGRFGALNLAPSGNRVSSFREKSILDGPVINGGFFVLEPTVLNRISGDDIMFEEEPLRGLVQDDQLSVYRHDGFWQNMDTLRDKHVLQDLWQTGTAPWRLWA
- a CDS encoding NAD(P)/FAD-dependent oxidoreductase, yielding MEQVDCTIIGAGVVGLAIARRMALQGREVLILDRASTFGTETSARNSEVIHAGLYYDPNSHKARLCIRGRDLLYAYLRERDLPHRQCGKLIVATTRDQIPMLETIAARALGCGAGALTLIDRTEALTLEPALECHAALLSPMTGILDSHAYMQSLLADAESHGAMLACYTMVTGGLITGSGFVLETLGPGGETLTLHTRTLINAAGHGAAPFAARLQGYDPALVPQTWMARGQYFTCTGRNRFSRLIYPVPEPGGLGIHLTLDLQGSMRFGPDVAWIETLDYTPDPSRLTHFADEISRYWPALPIESLSPSFCGIRPKLSPAGAPAADFRIDTPSIHGVPGLVQLYGIESPGLTASLALAEMVCQSLRGDPPS